A stretch of Camelina sativa cultivar DH55 chromosome 18, Cs, whole genome shotgun sequence DNA encodes these proteins:
- the LOC104760928 gene encoding serine/threonine-protein kinase STY17-like isoform X3, with product MEKTTPPAEELLKKIRELEESQEHLKREMSRLKVSAEMKQRSHSASPQRPVRRHSGDGTPMWRKSGAASFRHASPLLYGSSCSCLRSKWPYYLLIQNSRNSMAERLYGFSAAEALGKDPIDILVDVQDASVAQNITRRCSSGESWTGEFPVKNKAGERFSVVTTMSPSYDDDGSLIGIICITNDSALFQDPRGPPVKTRGPEGETSFSRVTSSVASKLGLDSKEAVVSKLGLDSQQPIQVAIASKISDLASKVGNKVKSKIRAGDNNASHLEGGSGDSHQSDQGFFDSAFFERREDAATSGANTPRGDFIQSPFGVFLRSDDKASSKPFRDSSDESDGNSIIPKTLTSKAEEWMSKKGLSWPWKGNEREGLEGRRGHSVWPWVQNEQQKEQAYQSNSNHSVKSESQACESIKASSNEPMGYWSSPVNVNSTSSTSSCGSTSSSIMNKVDMDSDCLDYEILWEDLTIGEQIGQGSCGTVYHGLWFGSDVAVKVFSKQEYSEEIITSFRQEVSLMKRLRHPNVLLFMGAVTSPQRLCIVTEFLPRGSLFPLLQRNTSKLDWRRRIHMASDIARGMNYLHHCAPPIIHRDLKSSNLLVDRNWTVKVADFGLSRIKHETYLTTKTGRGTPQWMAPEVLRNEAADEKSDVYSFGVILWELVTEKIPWENLNAMQVIGAVGFMNQRLEVPKNVDPKWISLMESCWHSEPQHRPSFQEIMEKLRELQRKYTIQFQAARAASIDNSTLKGK from the exons ATGGAGAAGACGACTCCACCGGCGGAGGAGCTTCTGAAGAAGATACGAGAGTTAGAAGAAAGCCAAGAGCATCTGAAACGTGAGATGTCGAGGCTTAAAGTATCGGCGGAGATGAAGCAGCGTTCGCATTCAGCGTCGCCGCAACGCCCTGTGAGGAGACACAGTGGAGATGGTACTCCGATGTGGAGAAAGAGCGGTGCTGCTTCGTTTCGTCACGCTTCTCCGTTGC TCTATGGCTCAAGCTGTTCATGTCTTCGATCTAAATGGCCATATTATCTTTTG ATTCAAAATTCCAGGAACTCAATGGCTGAAAGGCTCTATGGCTTCTCAGCTGCAGAAGCACTTGGGAAAGATCCGATTGATATTCTTGTTGATGTTCAGGATGCTTCGGTTGCACAGAATATAACGCGGCGTTGCAGCAGTGGAGAGAGTTGGACTGGCGAGTTTCCTGTCAAGAACAAAGCAGGAGAGAGGTTTTCGGTCGTGACTACCATGTCTCCTTcctatgatgatgatggttctCTTATTGGGATCATATGTATCACAAATGATTCGGCACTCTTTCAAGACCCGAGAGGTCCTCCAGTGAAGACTAGGGGGCCAGAAGGGGAAACGAGCTTTAGCCGAGTGACTAGTAGTGTTGCATCTAAGCTTGGTCTTGACTCCAAAGAGGCTGTTGTATCGAAACTCGGCCTTGATTCTCAACAGCCTATACAAGTTGCTATAGCATCAAAGATATCAGATTTG GCATCTAAGGTGGGCAACAAGGTCAAGTCGAAAATACGAGCTGGTGATAATAATGCTTCACACCTTGAGGGTGGAAGTGGGGACAGTCATCAGTCCGATCAGGGTTTCTTTGATTCTGCTTTCTTTGAGCGGAGGGAAGATGCAGCAACAAGTGGTGCTAATACACCGAGGGGTGATTTTATTCAATCTCCTTTTGGTGTATTTTTGCGCAGCGATGATAAGGCTTCTTCAAAGCCTTTCAGAGATTCCAGTGATGAAAGTGATGGAAACTCTATTATCCCTAAAACACTGACCTCAAAAGCTGAAGAGTGGATGTCAAAGAAAGGATTATCATGGCCATGGAAAGGTAATGAAAGGGAAGGTTTGGAAGGAAGGCGTGGTCATTCTGTGTGGCCTTGGGTGCAGAACgaacaacaaaaagaacaagcTTATCAAAGTAACTCTAATCACAGTGTTAAGTCGGAAAGCCAGGCGTGTGAAAGTATTAAAGCTTCAAGTAATGAGCCTATGGGGTATTGGTCTTCCCCTGTTAATGTGAACAGCACTAGCAGTACTAGCAGCTGCGGAAGTACCAGCAGTAGTATTATGAACAAGGTCGATATGGATAGTGACTGCTTGGATTATGAAATCTTATGGGAGGATTTGACAATTGGAGAACAAATCGGGCAAG GTTCATGTGGAACTGTCTATCATGGTCTATGGTTTGGATCT GATGTGGCTGTAAAGGTGTTTTCCAAACAAGAATATTCAGAAGAAATCATAACATCTTTTAGACAAGAG GTATCATTGATGAAAAGACTTAGGCATCCGAATGTCTTGTTATTTATGGGAGCCGTGACATCTCCTCAGCGTCTCTGTATAGTGACAGAGTTCCTTCCACG TGGAAGTCTCTTCCCTTTGCTGCAGAGGAACACGTCAAAACTGGATTGGAGGCGTCGTATCCATATGGCCTCAGATATT GCTCGTGGCATGAATTATCTTCACCATTGTGCTCCACCGATCATTCACCGAGATCTAAAGTCATCAAATTTACTGGTCGATCGAAACTGGACTGTGAAg GTTGCTGACTTTGGTCTGTCGCGTATTAAGCATGAGACGTACCTCACTACAAAAACGGGAAGGGGAACG CCTCAATGGATGGCACCAGAAGTTCTTCGAAATGAGGCTGCTGATGAAAA GTCTGACGTTTACAGCTTTGGAGTAATACTATGGGAGCTGGTGACTGAGAAGATCCCGTGGGAAAATCTAAATGCTATGCAG GTGATTGGAGCTGTTGGCTTCATGAACCAGAGGCTGGAAGTCCCGAAAAACGTTGATCCTAAGTGGATATCTTTAATGGAAAGCTGCTGGCATAG TGAACCGCAGCACAGACCATCGTTCCAAGAAATTATGGAGAAACTAAGAGAGCTTCAAAGAAAGTACACTATACAGTTCCAGGCGGCTCGTGCTGCATCAATAGACAACTCTACCCTCAAgggaaaataa
- the LOC104760928 gene encoding serine/threonine-protein kinase STY17-like isoform X2, producing the protein MEKTTPPAEELLKKIRELEESQEHLKREMSRLKVSAEMKQRSHSASPQRPVRRHSGDGTPMWRKSGAASFRHASPLRKESHAKLSGAGGGEGQSAGKFTDKQYLNILQSMAQAVHVFDLNGHIIFWNSMAERLYGFSAAEALGKDPIDILVDVQDASVAQNITRRCSSGESWTGEFPVKNKAGERFSVVTTMSPSYDDDGSLIGIICITNDSALFQDPRGPPVKTRGPEGETSFSRVTSSVASKLGLDSKEAVVSKLGLDSQQPIQVAIASKISDLASKVGNKVKSKIRAGDNNASHLEGGSGDSHQSDQGFFDSAFFERREDAATSGANTPRGDFIQSPFGVFLRSDDKASSKPFRDSSDESDGNSIIPKTLTSKAEEWMSKKGLSWPWKGNEREGLEGRRGHSVWPWVQNEQQKEQAYQSNSNHSVKSESQACESIKASSNEPMGYWSSPVNVNSTSSTSSCGSTSSSIMNKVDMDSDCLDYEILWEDLTIGEQIGQGSCGTVYHGLWFGSDVAVKVFSKQEYSEEIITSFRQEVSLMKRLRHPNVLLFMGAVTSPQRLCIVTEFLPRGSLFPLLQRNTSKLDWRRRIHMASDIARGMNYLHHCAPPIIHRDLKSSNLLVDRNWTVKVADFGLSRIKHETYLTTKTGRGTPQWMAPEVLRNEAADEKSDVYSFGVILWELVTEKIPWENLNAMQDTCR; encoded by the exons ATGGAGAAGACGACTCCACCGGCGGAGGAGCTTCTGAAGAAGATACGAGAGTTAGAAGAAAGCCAAGAGCATCTGAAACGTGAGATGTCGAGGCTTAAAGTATCGGCGGAGATGAAGCAGCGTTCGCATTCAGCGTCGCCGCAACGCCCTGTGAGGAGACACAGTGGAGATGGTACTCCGATGTGGAGAAAGAGCGGTGCTGCTTCGTTTCGTCACGCTTCTCCGTTGCGAAAAGAGAGCCATGCGAAACTTTCCGGAGCTGGTGGCGGCGAGGGACAATCGGCAGGCAAGTTCACCGATAAACagtatttgaatattttgcaGTCTATGGCTCAAGCTGTTCATGTCTTCGATCTAAATGGCCATATTATCTTTTG GAACTCAATGGCTGAAAGGCTCTATGGCTTCTCAGCTGCAGAAGCACTTGGGAAAGATCCGATTGATATTCTTGTTGATGTTCAGGATGCTTCGGTTGCACAGAATATAACGCGGCGTTGCAGCAGTGGAGAGAGTTGGACTGGCGAGTTTCCTGTCAAGAACAAAGCAGGAGAGAGGTTTTCGGTCGTGACTACCATGTCTCCTTcctatgatgatgatggttctCTTATTGGGATCATATGTATCACAAATGATTCGGCACTCTTTCAAGACCCGAGAGGTCCTCCAGTGAAGACTAGGGGGCCAGAAGGGGAAACGAGCTTTAGCCGAGTGACTAGTAGTGTTGCATCTAAGCTTGGTCTTGACTCCAAAGAGGCTGTTGTATCGAAACTCGGCCTTGATTCTCAACAGCCTATACAAGTTGCTATAGCATCAAAGATATCAGATTTG GCATCTAAGGTGGGCAACAAGGTCAAGTCGAAAATACGAGCTGGTGATAATAATGCTTCACACCTTGAGGGTGGAAGTGGGGACAGTCATCAGTCCGATCAGGGTTTCTTTGATTCTGCTTTCTTTGAGCGGAGGGAAGATGCAGCAACAAGTGGTGCTAATACACCGAGGGGTGATTTTATTCAATCTCCTTTTGGTGTATTTTTGCGCAGCGATGATAAGGCTTCTTCAAAGCCTTTCAGAGATTCCAGTGATGAAAGTGATGGAAACTCTATTATCCCTAAAACACTGACCTCAAAAGCTGAAGAGTGGATGTCAAAGAAAGGATTATCATGGCCATGGAAAGGTAATGAAAGGGAAGGTTTGGAAGGAAGGCGTGGTCATTCTGTGTGGCCTTGGGTGCAGAACgaacaacaaaaagaacaagcTTATCAAAGTAACTCTAATCACAGTGTTAAGTCGGAAAGCCAGGCGTGTGAAAGTATTAAAGCTTCAAGTAATGAGCCTATGGGGTATTGGTCTTCCCCTGTTAATGTGAACAGCACTAGCAGTACTAGCAGCTGCGGAAGTACCAGCAGTAGTATTATGAACAAGGTCGATATGGATAGTGACTGCTTGGATTATGAAATCTTATGGGAGGATTTGACAATTGGAGAACAAATCGGGCAAG GTTCATGTGGAACTGTCTATCATGGTCTATGGTTTGGATCT GATGTGGCTGTAAAGGTGTTTTCCAAACAAGAATATTCAGAAGAAATCATAACATCTTTTAGACAAGAG GTATCATTGATGAAAAGACTTAGGCATCCGAATGTCTTGTTATTTATGGGAGCCGTGACATCTCCTCAGCGTCTCTGTATAGTGACAGAGTTCCTTCCACG TGGAAGTCTCTTCCCTTTGCTGCAGAGGAACACGTCAAAACTGGATTGGAGGCGTCGTATCCATATGGCCTCAGATATT GCTCGTGGCATGAATTATCTTCACCATTGTGCTCCACCGATCATTCACCGAGATCTAAAGTCATCAAATTTACTGGTCGATCGAAACTGGACTGTGAAg GTTGCTGACTTTGGTCTGTCGCGTATTAAGCATGAGACGTACCTCACTACAAAAACGGGAAGGGGAACG CCTCAATGGATGGCACCAGAAGTTCTTCGAAATGAGGCTGCTGATGAAAA GTCTGACGTTTACAGCTTTGGAGTAATACTATGGGAGCTGGTGACTGAGAAGATCCCGTGGGAAAATCTAAATGCTATGCAG GATACTTGCAGGTGA
- the LOC104760928 gene encoding serine/threonine-protein kinase STY17-like isoform X1, translating to MEKTTPPAEELLKKIRELEESQEHLKREMSRLKVSAEMKQRSHSASPQRPVRRHSGDGTPMWRKSGAASFRHASPLRKESHAKLSGAGGGEGQSAGKFTDKQYLNILQSMAQAVHVFDLNGHIIFWNSMAERLYGFSAAEALGKDPIDILVDVQDASVAQNITRRCSSGESWTGEFPVKNKAGERFSVVTTMSPSYDDDGSLIGIICITNDSALFQDPRGPPVKTRGPEGETSFSRVTSSVASKLGLDSKEAVVSKLGLDSQQPIQVAIASKISDLASKVGNKVKSKIRAGDNNASHLEGGSGDSHQSDQGFFDSAFFERREDAATSGANTPRGDFIQSPFGVFLRSDDKASSKPFRDSSDESDGNSIIPKTLTSKAEEWMSKKGLSWPWKGNEREGLEGRRGHSVWPWVQNEQQKEQAYQSNSNHSVKSESQACESIKASSNEPMGYWSSPVNVNSTSSTSSCGSTSSSIMNKVDMDSDCLDYEILWEDLTIGEQIGQGSCGTVYHGLWFGSDVAVKVFSKQEYSEEIITSFRQEVSLMKRLRHPNVLLFMGAVTSPQRLCIVTEFLPRGSLFPLLQRNTSKLDWRRRIHMASDIARGMNYLHHCAPPIIHRDLKSSNLLVDRNWTVKVADFGLSRIKHETYLTTKTGRGTPQWMAPEVLRNEAADEKSDVYSFGVILWELVTEKIPWENLNAMQVIGAVGFMNQRLEVPKNVDPKWISLMESCWHSEPQHRPSFQEIMEKLRELQRKYTIQFQAARAASIDNSTLKGK from the exons ATGGAGAAGACGACTCCACCGGCGGAGGAGCTTCTGAAGAAGATACGAGAGTTAGAAGAAAGCCAAGAGCATCTGAAACGTGAGATGTCGAGGCTTAAAGTATCGGCGGAGATGAAGCAGCGTTCGCATTCAGCGTCGCCGCAACGCCCTGTGAGGAGACACAGTGGAGATGGTACTCCGATGTGGAGAAAGAGCGGTGCTGCTTCGTTTCGTCACGCTTCTCCGTTGCGAAAAGAGAGCCATGCGAAACTTTCCGGAGCTGGTGGCGGCGAGGGACAATCGGCAGGCAAGTTCACCGATAAACagtatttgaatattttgcaGTCTATGGCTCAAGCTGTTCATGTCTTCGATCTAAATGGCCATATTATCTTTTG GAACTCAATGGCTGAAAGGCTCTATGGCTTCTCAGCTGCAGAAGCACTTGGGAAAGATCCGATTGATATTCTTGTTGATGTTCAGGATGCTTCGGTTGCACAGAATATAACGCGGCGTTGCAGCAGTGGAGAGAGTTGGACTGGCGAGTTTCCTGTCAAGAACAAAGCAGGAGAGAGGTTTTCGGTCGTGACTACCATGTCTCCTTcctatgatgatgatggttctCTTATTGGGATCATATGTATCACAAATGATTCGGCACTCTTTCAAGACCCGAGAGGTCCTCCAGTGAAGACTAGGGGGCCAGAAGGGGAAACGAGCTTTAGCCGAGTGACTAGTAGTGTTGCATCTAAGCTTGGTCTTGACTCCAAAGAGGCTGTTGTATCGAAACTCGGCCTTGATTCTCAACAGCCTATACAAGTTGCTATAGCATCAAAGATATCAGATTTG GCATCTAAGGTGGGCAACAAGGTCAAGTCGAAAATACGAGCTGGTGATAATAATGCTTCACACCTTGAGGGTGGAAGTGGGGACAGTCATCAGTCCGATCAGGGTTTCTTTGATTCTGCTTTCTTTGAGCGGAGGGAAGATGCAGCAACAAGTGGTGCTAATACACCGAGGGGTGATTTTATTCAATCTCCTTTTGGTGTATTTTTGCGCAGCGATGATAAGGCTTCTTCAAAGCCTTTCAGAGATTCCAGTGATGAAAGTGATGGAAACTCTATTATCCCTAAAACACTGACCTCAAAAGCTGAAGAGTGGATGTCAAAGAAAGGATTATCATGGCCATGGAAAGGTAATGAAAGGGAAGGTTTGGAAGGAAGGCGTGGTCATTCTGTGTGGCCTTGGGTGCAGAACgaacaacaaaaagaacaagcTTATCAAAGTAACTCTAATCACAGTGTTAAGTCGGAAAGCCAGGCGTGTGAAAGTATTAAAGCTTCAAGTAATGAGCCTATGGGGTATTGGTCTTCCCCTGTTAATGTGAACAGCACTAGCAGTACTAGCAGCTGCGGAAGTACCAGCAGTAGTATTATGAACAAGGTCGATATGGATAGTGACTGCTTGGATTATGAAATCTTATGGGAGGATTTGACAATTGGAGAACAAATCGGGCAAG GTTCATGTGGAACTGTCTATCATGGTCTATGGTTTGGATCT GATGTGGCTGTAAAGGTGTTTTCCAAACAAGAATATTCAGAAGAAATCATAACATCTTTTAGACAAGAG GTATCATTGATGAAAAGACTTAGGCATCCGAATGTCTTGTTATTTATGGGAGCCGTGACATCTCCTCAGCGTCTCTGTATAGTGACAGAGTTCCTTCCACG TGGAAGTCTCTTCCCTTTGCTGCAGAGGAACACGTCAAAACTGGATTGGAGGCGTCGTATCCATATGGCCTCAGATATT GCTCGTGGCATGAATTATCTTCACCATTGTGCTCCACCGATCATTCACCGAGATCTAAAGTCATCAAATTTACTGGTCGATCGAAACTGGACTGTGAAg GTTGCTGACTTTGGTCTGTCGCGTATTAAGCATGAGACGTACCTCACTACAAAAACGGGAAGGGGAACG CCTCAATGGATGGCACCAGAAGTTCTTCGAAATGAGGCTGCTGATGAAAA GTCTGACGTTTACAGCTTTGGAGTAATACTATGGGAGCTGGTGACTGAGAAGATCCCGTGGGAAAATCTAAATGCTATGCAG GTGATTGGAGCTGTTGGCTTCATGAACCAGAGGCTGGAAGTCCCGAAAAACGTTGATCCTAAGTGGATATCTTTAATGGAAAGCTGCTGGCATAG TGAACCGCAGCACAGACCATCGTTCCAAGAAATTATGGAGAAACTAAGAGAGCTTCAAAGAAAGTACACTATACAGTTCCAGGCGGCTCGTGCTGCATCAATAGACAACTCTACCCTCAAgggaaaataa
- the LOC104760929 gene encoding calmodulin-like — MCPSGRIAIPITTTTTTAAKNSDFRPAFEIIDADRDGKISSEDLRAFYAGISRSSSDETMIGTMISVADANKDGFVEFDEFERVLEEATAPLYRSDDGLMKDMFTVMDKDGDGRLSYGDLKSYMDSAGLAVTDDDIKAMIRLAGGDLNDGVSFDGLLKIFGC; from the coding sequence atgtGTCCTTCCGGTAGAATCGCGATTCCgataaccaccaccaccaccaccgccgcaaAAAATTCAGATTTCCGACCAGCTTTCGAAATCATCGACGCAGATCGAGACGGTAAAATCAGCAGCGAAGATCTCCGAGCATTCTACGCCGGAATCTCGAGATCTTCCTCCGACGAGACGATGATCGGGACGATGATATCAGTGGCGGACGCGAACAAAGACGGATTCGTCGAGTTCGACGAGTTCGAGAGAGTTTTAGAAGAAGCAACGGCGCCGTTGTATAGATCTGATGACGGATTGATGAAAGATATGTTTACGGTGATGGATAAAGACGGAGATGGGAGGTTGAGTTACGGAGATCTCAAGAGTTATATGGATTCCGCTGGTTTGGCTGTTACAGACGACGATATCAAAGCTATGATTCGATTAGCCGGCGGTGATTTAAACGACGGCGTTTCGTTCGACGGTTTGCTTAAGATTTTTGGgtgttaa